A region from the Geobacillus vulcani PSS1 genome encodes:
- a CDS encoding MDR family MFS transporter: MRIREWDRNLKVRLFGEALMNTTFWMFFPFISIYFADAFGKKTAGLLLIVSQLFSVIANLMGGYCADVFGRKRMMVLSAYGQGAAFFVFALASSSWWSSPFVGFLCFTFAGICGAFYWPASQAMVSDVVPEKDRSDVFAVFYTSINISVVIGPTIGGLFYAEHRFALLLLAACSCFAMATLLSKALRETAPLAVAGQQRRGTWQSFLRTQFKQYAIIVRDRVFFLFIVAGVLVAQTFTQLDLLIPVYTKETVEAETLAGWTIDGASAFSWLIAENGLLVALCTVAVTRWMSRYSERQAFVGSSVLYGISMWLFSQTSSLLGLIAVMALFTLAELMTAGMQQSFISRLAPEAMRGQYFAAASLRFTIGRMLAPLSLAAVAWMGYVWTFLLLGVLSFASAALYAWMFRQAEQRMGRSHISLSR; the protein is encoded by the coding sequence ATGCGAATACGTGAGTGGGATCGCAACTTGAAAGTGCGCCTGTTTGGCGAGGCGCTGATGAATACGACGTTTTGGATGTTTTTTCCGTTTATCTCGATTTATTTTGCTGATGCCTTTGGCAAAAAGACAGCGGGGTTGTTGTTGATTGTTTCGCAGTTGTTCTCGGTCATCGCCAATTTAATGGGCGGCTATTGCGCTGATGTATTCGGACGCAAGCGGATGATGGTGTTATCCGCCTACGGGCAAGGGGCGGCGTTTTTTGTGTTTGCCTTGGCCAGCTCCTCTTGGTGGTCGTCGCCGTTTGTCGGCTTTCTTTGCTTTACATTCGCCGGCATTTGTGGGGCGTTTTACTGGCCGGCGAGCCAGGCGATGGTGTCCGATGTGGTTCCGGAGAAGGACCGGAGCGATGTGTTTGCCGTGTTTTACACATCCATCAATATTTCGGTGGTCATCGGCCCGACAATTGGCGGTCTTTTTTATGCTGAGCATCGGTTTGCTTTATTGCTTTTGGCCGCATGTTCTTGTTTTGCAATGGCAACACTGCTCTCCAAAGCGTTGCGTGAGACAGCGCCGCTAGCTGTAGCCGGCCAACAAAGGAGAGGCACGTGGCAGTCTTTTTTGCGCACGCAGTTCAAGCAGTATGCCATTATTGTCCGCGACCGTGTCTTTTTCCTGTTTATCGTTGCTGGAGTGTTGGTGGCACAAACGTTTACACAGCTTGATTTGCTGATCCCGGTATATACAAAAGAAACGGTCGAAGCCGAAACGTTGGCGGGATGGACGATTGACGGCGCGAGCGCCTTTAGTTGGCTCATTGCTGAAAACGGTCTGTTGGTCGCGCTATGTACGGTGGCTGTGACGCGTTGGATGTCTCGCTATTCGGAGCGGCAGGCGTTTGTGGGTTCATCCGTCTTATATGGCATCTCGATGTGGTTGTTTAGTCAAACGTCCTCGCTGCTTGGATTGATCGCGGTCATGGCGCTGTTTACGCTCGCTGAGCTGATGACAGCCGGCATGCAGCAGTCGTTTATTTCCCGCTTGGCTCCGGAGGCGATGCGCGGCCAATATTTTGCGGCTGCCAGCCTTCGATTTACGATCGGGCGGATGCTGGCGCCGCTGTCGCTCGCAGCCGTGGCATGGATGGGGTATGTCTGGACGTTTCTTCTCCTGGGCGTGCTGTCGTTTGCAAGCGCGGCGTTATATGCCTGGATGTTTCGGCAAGCGGAGCAGCGAATGGGACGGTCGCACATCTCGTTGTCCAGGTGA